From a region of the uncultured Methanobrevibacter sp. genome:
- a CDS encoding nucleoside monophosphate kinase — protein sequence MQVMGISGLPGSGKGLVSDMATERGAIIVSMGDIIREEAKKRGESTKETAKNLRKEKGEYIVSELTIKKIKQLEKEGIENAIVVDGIRSHHEVEMFKENFDDFIILSIFANPTLRFKRLQNRMREDDSKDYNEFAKRDQMELDFGIGNVIALSDKLIINESDLESYSEEINEFLKEINL from the coding sequence TGGAAAGGGTTTAGTTTCTGATATGGCTACTGAAAGAGGAGCCATTATTGTAAGTATGGGAGACATAATAAGAGAAGAAGCAAAAAAAAGAGGTGAAAGCACTAAAGAAACTGCCAAAAATCTTAGAAAAGAAAAGGGCGAATATATAGTTTCAGAACTTACCATCAAAAAAATTAAACAACTTGAAAAAGAAGGAATTGAAAATGCCATTGTTGTCGATGGAATTAGAAGCCATCATGAAGTGGAAATGTTTAAGGAAAACTTTGATGATTTCATTATTCTTTCAATCTTTGCAAATCCTACCTTACGTTTTAAAAGATTGCAAAACAGGATGAGAGAAGATGATTCTAAAGACTACAATGAATTTGCAAAAAGAGACCAAATGGAATTGGACTTTGGAATCGGCAATGTGATTGCACTTTCAGATAAACTAATTATCAATGAAAGCGATTTGGAAAGCTACAGCGAAGAAATTAATGAATTTTTAAAAGAGATTAACTTGTAA